A portion of the Candidatus Methylomirabilota bacterium genome contains these proteins:
- a CDS encoding caspase family protein, translating to MKARVRTLPGRSWAVVVGINSYRHADALNAAVADARAVADALPRLGFQEVRLLLDGQATKAEFERIVYGELKDKMGPNPSGRE from the coding sequence CTGAAGGCGCGCGTTCGCACGCTGCCGGGCCGCTCGTGGGCGGTCGTGGTCGGGATCAACAGCTATCGCCACGCCGACGCGCTGAACGCGGCGGTGGCCGACGCGCGCGCGGTGGCCGACGCGCTGCCGAGGCTCGGGTTCCAGGAGGTGCGCCTCCTGCTCGACGGGCAGGCGACGAAGGCGGAATTCGAGCGAATCGTCTACGGCGAGCTCAAGGACAAGATGGGGCCGAACCCGTCTGGGAGGGAATGA
- a CDS encoding glucose 1-dehydrogenase, which produces MRLAGKVAVVTGGGSGIGRGIVLAMAREGADIAIPDIQVLNAEKVAGEVKTLGRKVVAMKTDVTSAADVKAMVDRTREAFGKVDILVNNAGMAAPPGMPFTNNTEEDWDRAFAVNTKSVFLTCKAIAPHFIERKAGRIINIASIAGPATSVTMPPYSVAKQGVITFTRIVAKELAQHRITVNAICPGVLWTDFWQKLAAHLAETNPAFKGMTPRQVFEKRVADLVPMKTEQHPEDIGAAAVFLASDEARYITGQALMVDGGCVMW; this is translated from the coding sequence ATGCGGCTCGCGGGCAAGGTCGCGGTCGTGACGGGCGGAGGCAGCGGCATCGGGCGCGGCATCGTGCTCGCGATGGCCCGCGAAGGCGCCGACATCGCGATCCCCGACATCCAGGTGCTGAACGCGGAGAAGGTCGCCGGCGAGGTCAAGACGCTCGGCCGCAAGGTCGTCGCGATGAAGACCGACGTGACGAGCGCCGCGGACGTCAAGGCGATGGTCGACCGCACCCGCGAGGCGTTCGGCAAGGTCGACATCCTCGTGAACAACGCGGGCATGGCGGCGCCGCCCGGCATGCCGTTCACCAACAACACCGAGGAGGACTGGGACCGCGCGTTCGCGGTCAACACCAAGTCAGTCTTCCTCACCTGCAAGGCGATCGCGCCGCACTTCATCGAGCGGAAGGCGGGGCGGATCATCAACATCGCGTCCATCGCGGGCCCGGCGACGTCGGTGACGATGCCGCCGTACAGCGTCGCCAAGCAGGGGGTCATCACGTTCACGCGCATCGTGGCCAAGGAGCTCGCCCAGCACCGGATCACCGTCAACGCGATCTGCCCGGGCGTGCTCTGGACCGACTTCTGGCAGAAGCTCGCGGCCCACCTCGCCGAGACGAACCCCGCGTTCAAGGGCATGACGCCGCGCCAGGTCTTCGAGAAGCGCGTCGCCGACCTCGTGCCGATGAAGACCGAGCAGCATCCGGAGGACATCGGGGCGGCGGCCGTCTTCCTCGCCTCCGACGAGGCGCGCTACATCACCGGCCAGGCGCTCATGGTCGATGGTGGATGCGTGATGTGGTAG
- a CDS encoding IlvD/Edd family dehydratase codes for MTTHPLRSRNWFGRNDLDGFAHRSWLKTEGFSDAVFDGRPVVGIANSWSELTNCNAHLRQVAEAVKRGVWSAGGFPLEFPTISLGEVLMKPTAMLFRNLMAMDVEECIRAYPLDAVVLLSGCDKTTPAMLMGAASADVPAIMVTGGPMLSGKWRAEELGSGTDLWRLWAERRAGRMTDEELCEAESCMSRSSGHCMVMGTASTMASMAEALGMTLPGGAAIPAPDSRRLALAELSGRRAVELARAGGPTPSAILTARAFDNAIRADMAVGGSTNAIIHLVAIAGRAGVPLPLARFDELSKTTPFLANLRPSGKYLMEDFFYAGGLPAVMKELLPLLHGDAPTVNGKSMADNVRDAKCWNEDVIRPLGMPLAKEGGTVILFGNLCPDGAVLKQSAASPHLLTHRGSAVVFEDHEDLHRRIDDPSLPIDETSVLVLKQVGPKGAPGMPEWGAAPIPARLLQKGVKDLVRISDARMSGTSYGTVVLHVAPESAVGGPLALVRDGDQIELDVPGRRLTLRVSDEELAKRKAGWKPRPPKFTRGYGRLFLEHVLQANEGCDFDFLRGQTPVRLEDTAGPSHS; via the coding sequence ATGACAACACACCCGCTCAGGAGCCGCAACTGGTTCGGGCGCAACGACCTCGACGGCTTCGCGCACCGCTCGTGGCTCAAGACCGAAGGGTTCAGCGACGCGGTCTTCGACGGGCGTCCCGTCGTCGGGATCGCGAATTCCTGGTCGGAGCTCACGAACTGCAACGCGCATCTCCGCCAGGTGGCGGAGGCCGTGAAGCGCGGCGTGTGGTCCGCGGGCGGCTTCCCCCTCGAGTTCCCGACGATCTCGCTCGGCGAGGTCCTCATGAAGCCGACCGCGATGCTGTTCCGCAACCTCATGGCGATGGACGTCGAGGAATGCATCCGCGCCTACCCCCTCGACGCGGTCGTGCTCCTCTCGGGCTGCGACAAGACCACGCCGGCGATGCTGATGGGCGCCGCGTCGGCCGACGTTCCGGCGATCATGGTCACGGGCGGTCCGATGCTCAGCGGCAAGTGGCGCGCCGAGGAGCTCGGCTCGGGCACCGACCTGTGGCGCCTGTGGGCCGAGCGGCGCGCGGGGCGCATGACGGACGAGGAGCTCTGCGAGGCGGAGTCGTGCATGTCGCGCTCGTCGGGCCACTGCATGGTGATGGGCACGGCCTCGACGATGGCCTCGATGGCGGAGGCGCTCGGGATGACGCTGCCCGGCGGCGCGGCGATCCCCGCGCCCGACTCGCGCCGGCTCGCGCTCGCCGAGCTCTCGGGCCGGCGCGCGGTCGAGCTGGCGCGGGCCGGCGGGCCGACGCCCTCGGCGATCCTCACGGCCCGGGCGTTCGACAACGCGATCCGCGCCGACATGGCGGTCGGCGGCTCGACCAACGCCATCATCCACCTGGTCGCAATCGCGGGACGCGCCGGCGTGCCGCTGCCGCTCGCGCGGTTCGACGAGCTCTCGAAGACCACGCCGTTCCTCGCGAACCTGCGCCCGTCGGGCAAGTACCTCATGGAGGACTTCTTCTACGCGGGTGGCCTGCCCGCCGTCATGAAGGAGCTCCTGCCGCTCCTCCACGGCGACGCGCCGACGGTCAACGGCAAGTCCATGGCGGACAACGTCCGCGACGCCAAGTGCTGGAACGAGGACGTCATCCGCCCGCTCGGTATGCCGCTCGCCAAGGAAGGCGGCACCGTCATCCTCTTCGGCAACCTGTGCCCCGACGGCGCGGTGCTCAAGCAGTCGGCGGCCTCGCCGCACCTGCTGACCCACCGCGGCAGCGCCGTCGTCTTCGAGGACCACGAGGACCTCCACCGGAGGATCGACGACCCGTCGCTCCCGATCGACGAGACCTCCGTGCTCGTGCTGAAGCAGGTCGGCCCGAAGGGCGCCCCCGGGATGCCCGAGTGGGGCGCCGCCCCGATCCCCGCGCGGCTCCTCCAGAAGGGCGTGAAGGACCTGGTCCGCATTTCCGACGCGCGGATGAGCGGGACCTCCTACGGCACGGTGGTCCTGCACGTCGCTCCCGAGTCGGCCGTGGGCGGGCCGCTGGCCCTCGTGAGGGACGGCGATCAGATCGAGCTCGACGTCCCCGGGCGCCGGCTGACCCTCCGCGTGAGCGACGAGGAGCTGGCGAAGCGCAAAGCGGGGTGGAAGCCGCGGCCGCCGAAGTTCACCCGCGGCTACGGCCGGCTCTTCCTGGAGCACGTGCTGCAGGCGAACGAAGGGTGCGATTTCGACTTCCTCCGCGGCCAGACACCCGTCCGCCTCGAGGACACCGCCGGACCCTCGCACAGCTGA
- the murQ gene encoding N-acetylmuramic acid 6-phosphate etherase: MAPRRIRYARLPTERANRASRALDRLSALEIAALMNREDHRAVAAVGRVRRDVAEAVELIVRALRGGGRLVFVGAGTSGRLGVLEAAECPPTFGTRPGVVRAIIAGGRGAVFRSREGAEDDGRAARRAVRERVRRGDVVVGVSASGATPFVAAALAEARRRGAATVLVACNPHVRRRRAGRASGATVVIAPATGPEVLAGSTRLKAGTATKLVLNTLTTASMTRLGKVYGNLMVDLQPRSAKLRARAARLVEELAGVSRVRATRLLGGAHGSVSLAIVMARRGLGARAAARTLAAARGSLRAALQAPRRKERA, from the coding sequence GTGGCGCCCCGGCGAATTCGCTACGCGCGGCTCCCGACCGAGCGCGCGAACCGCGCGAGCCGCGCCCTCGATCGGCTCTCCGCGCTCGAGATCGCCGCGCTCATGAACCGGGAGGACCACCGCGCTGTCGCCGCTGTCGGCCGCGTCCGCCGCGATGTCGCCGAGGCCGTCGAGCTGATCGTTCGGGCGCTCCGCGGCGGCGGACGGCTCGTCTTCGTCGGCGCCGGCACGAGCGGCCGCCTCGGCGTCCTCGAGGCCGCGGAGTGCCCGCCGACCTTCGGCACGCGGCCGGGCGTCGTGCGGGCGATCATCGCCGGCGGCCGCGGCGCGGTCTTCAGATCGCGCGAGGGCGCGGAGGACGACGGGCGCGCGGCGCGGCGCGCGGTGCGGGAGCGCGTGCGGCGCGGCGACGTGGTCGTCGGCGTGTCCGCGAGCGGCGCGACGCCGTTCGTCGCGGCGGCGCTCGCCGAGGCGCGGCGCCGCGGCGCCGCAACCGTGCTCGTCGCGTGCAACCCCCACGTCCGACGGCGGCGCGCGGGGCGAGCGTCGGGCGCGACCGTCGTCATCGCGCCGGCGACCGGCCCCGAAGTCCTCGCGGGCTCGACGCGGCTCAAGGCGGGCACCGCGACGAAGCTCGTCCTCAACACGCTGACGACCGCGAGCATGACCCGGCTCGGGAAGGTCTACGGCAACCTGATGGTGGACCTGCAGCCGCGCTCGGCGAAGCTCAGGGCGCGGGCGGCGCGGCTCGTGGAGGAGCTGGCTGGTGTCTCCCGCGTGCGCGCGACCCGGCTGCTCGGCGGGGCGCACGGGAGCGTCTCGCTCGCGATCGTGATGGCGCGACGGGGGCTCGGCGCGCGTGCCGCGGCGCGGACGCTGGCGGCGGCTCGGGGCTCGCTACGGGCGGCGCTTCAGGCGCCGCGTCGGAAGGAGCGCGCGTAG